A genomic segment from Streptomyces sp. NBC_00078 encodes:
- a CDS encoding NAD(P)/FAD-dependent oxidoreductase, whose amino-acid sequence MTVLIIGASVAGVRTAQALRQGGFQERITLVGEERHQPYDKPALSKEVLAPDRAGEPPVLLTKQEADERGIELMLGVKAVGLDLTERRVATDGGERLPFDRLVLATGVTPRTLPGTGDLSGVHTLRTADDAWALRAELDRSPRVVVIGAGFIGAEFAAAARARGLDVCVVEAQPIPMAHLFGERVGRMLAGIHAMNGVAVEAGVGFSSFTDDGRGRVTGVVLADGRTLPADLVVVGIGARPATDWLESSGLGLANGVACDSRLRVTGVGVGAVYAAGDIAHRYHPMFGKSLRIEHWTNAGEHGEIVAADILGQRTPRAQVPYVWSDQYGRRIQIVGRPAEGRLSALRGGIEDSGMTAVYADEAGRAVGALVVDDPRTFMACRKAVASGAQVSDLGLGLLEAA is encoded by the coding sequence ATGACTGTTCTGATCATCGGCGCCTCGGTGGCGGGCGTGCGTACGGCGCAGGCTCTCCGGCAGGGGGGCTTCCAGGAGCGCATCACCCTCGTCGGCGAGGAGCGGCACCAGCCGTACGACAAGCCGGCCCTGTCCAAGGAGGTGCTGGCCCCCGACCGTGCGGGCGAGCCTCCCGTCCTGCTGACGAAACAGGAGGCCGACGAACGCGGCATCGAGCTGATGCTCGGCGTGAAGGCGGTCGGTCTCGACCTCACCGAGCGGCGCGTGGCGACCGACGGGGGCGAGCGGTTGCCGTTCGACCGGCTGGTCCTCGCCACGGGGGTCACCCCGCGCACACTGCCGGGTACCGGCGACCTCTCGGGCGTCCACACCCTTCGGACGGCCGACGACGCGTGGGCGCTGCGAGCCGAACTCGACCGTTCGCCCAGGGTGGTGGTCATCGGGGCTGGCTTCATCGGCGCCGAGTTCGCTGCAGCGGCCCGGGCGCGCGGGCTGGACGTCTGTGTCGTGGAAGCGCAGCCGATCCCCATGGCCCATCTGTTCGGTGAGCGGGTAGGCCGGATGCTGGCGGGCATTCACGCCATGAACGGCGTCGCGGTCGAGGCCGGCGTCGGATTCAGCAGCTTCACCGACGACGGACGGGGCCGGGTAACCGGTGTCGTTCTGGCCGACGGCCGCACCCTCCCTGCCGACCTGGTCGTCGTCGGCATCGGCGCACGTCCCGCCACGGACTGGCTGGAGTCCTCCGGGCTCGGTCTCGCCAACGGGGTGGCCTGCGACAGCCGGCTGCGTGTCACGGGCGTGGGCGTGGGCGCGGTCTACGCCGCAGGTGACATCGCTCACCGGTATCACCCGATGTTCGGCAAGTCGCTGCGCATCGAGCACTGGACCAATGCCGGGGAGCACGGGGAGATCGTCGCGGCCGACATCCTCGGGCAGCGGACGCCACGGGCCCAGGTGCCCTACGTCTGGTCCGACCAGTACGGTCGGCGCATCCAGATCGTCGGCAGGCCCGCCGAGGGCCGGCTGAGCGCGCTGCGGGGCGGCATCGAAGACAGCGGGATGACCGCCGTCTACGCCGATGAGGCGGGGCGGGCCGTCGGCGCCCTGGTCGTCGACGATCCGCGCACCTTCATGGCCTGCCGCAAGGCGGTCGCCTCCGGGGCGCAGGTCAGTGACCTCGGCCTGGGCCTGCTGGAAGCCGCGTGA
- a CDS encoding gamma carbonic anhydrase family protein — MPLYELDGIAPAVHPDAFVAPTVVLIGDVVIEAGASVWYNAVLRGDYSRITVRRGANVQDGSVLHGPPDLPTEIGPGATVGHLCVVHGAVIGEEALIGNGSTVLDGARVGARSLVAAHSLVPAGSDFPAEALVAGIPAVVKRSIVGTTAEQWILNNPGVYEVLARRHAAGIKPVR; from the coding sequence CGGGATCGCACCCGCCGTCCACCCGGACGCGTTCGTCGCGCCCACCGTCGTACTGATCGGCGACGTTGTCATCGAGGCGGGCGCGTCGGTCTGGTACAACGCGGTCCTGCGGGGCGACTACTCCCGCATCACAGTGCGCCGAGGAGCCAATGTGCAGGACGGCAGTGTGCTGCATGGACCACCCGATCTGCCCACGGAGATCGGTCCCGGCGCGACCGTGGGGCATCTGTGCGTCGTGCACGGCGCGGTCATCGGGGAAGAGGCACTGATCGGGAACGGCAGCACCGTGCTCGACGGTGCGCGGGTCGGGGCGCGGTCGCTCGTCGCCGCGCATTCGCTGGTACCGGCCGGTTCGGACTTCCCGGCGGAGGCCCTGGTGGCGGGTATTCCGGCGGTGGTCAAGCGGTCCATCGTCGGAACGACCGCCGAGCAGTGGATACTGAACAACCCAGGTGTGTACGAGGTGTTGGCGCGAAGACACGCCGCGGGAATCAAACCAGTTCGGTGA